The following coding sequences lie in one Rissa tridactyla isolate bRisTri1 chromosome Z, bRisTri1.patW.cur.20221130, whole genome shotgun sequence genomic window:
- the RUSC2 gene encoding AP-4 complex accessory subunit RUSC2 isoform X2 encodes MDSPPKLTGETLIVHHIPLVHCQVPDRQCCSVSKRTNPFCQPELSITRTSALPDRDLSQTDSLVYSSFLQTSETSAEASDNKEGKARDLIVPSVSKRHNPFLLSEGEDVSIFGDDLGQKSFHLHNSLVSGKPPFQLHELALPPFHLHDSNHIVKSWNMSSRSGVVDGQEDKISSDDIQKRNNANRCHLSQASERMELDECSCHRGSSSSFSFDGGDQEWNQNTGESLRNQDALHSRTCSCSSSELQHCRCYSSSSQSEVNDQQMGYISDSSCNSSDGVLVNFSALYNKMNGHSRSNLNSANLSCDSSFCSHSDTGAFYLDLHSSPTESKMSCESHHPESSGKVCGCQHSSSPVLDANCNSYHLHCEPCVSESSDLTACFQSQARLVVATQNYYKLVTCDLSSQSSPSPAGSSITSCSEDHTKGSPAQPTEYYLFRRPDLREEEDNVECSEEEAKGEATQNMIEGQVYVNASPPNLNASRQRSRSYDQNLDRSPSSRLGSLERMVSCPVKLSESPAIPIQSSPPKRVTSFAELAKGRKKNGTSPPLRSSGDSSLEFSPIPETQRDCPTFLEERARRSQSLPPMPFVHGLNQSCEGFCLNHTFGDSQALCSTKDSVSSEKVPSGHGAGGGTDSKPVVRYSKDQRPTTLPIQPFVFQHHFSKPAKARALHSHFASSLSQLYSLSSNRPASQQISSNSQSSASGTSAEQVAVAGSQAHSTLLTQRSADGAASRNDVGIKKPAPETTRPSPLGSYSPVRCNVPFFQSVDSSSSPTTERAGESQPPRSRSCPISASLLPTRSSPAVSGVQPSQTTKADALRQKENPKPVPKKEAPLEASPPLSEYRLHSVSLPPLSVGGMPVSRVGGHADPHWRSGSETSSSGPLSNMGIRPLNANHLSPQALKWREYRRRNPLGLDRVSGLPGLASSLDRRQQEPRLNRGNPIFELPGSLNTSHFHCKLNGQSMRQLQLTYTDFFPDYFSLAEKPPAEFCLSPDGNTESISIDLLQKKGLVKAINTAVDLIVAHFGTSRDPGVKAKLGNSSVSPNVGHLILKYLCPAVRDILSDGLKAYVLDMIIGQRRNIPWSVVEASTQLGPSTKLLHSLYSKISQYTELTNHTMRFNAFLFGLLNIRSLEFWFNHLYNHEDIILAHYQPVGFLCLSHSVCQPLFEELLLLLQPLSLLPFNLDLLFEHHLMQMGKEQQQQKELLRVKQDLLLSAHSTLQLMRTRGSNDDPDGCSTAPEADKAGTRDGGISPGHSSQQAASERVKGVGASCGDVDREEERRKVRESAWEGKKDKQAGWWYQLMQSSQIYIEGSSEGSKFIRYEKKKALNTVPRSAETRKAPPPREGVVEGAEACPIAEGTLEERPKAVSKPSPEAVEEPLEKPQQVLVSEEVKERSWPFWMGSPPDSVVTELKHSKEKETGAPQRVGAAAAAAPQEESNASASEGSQAIKWGHLFGSRKVQKEPRQPNRLPSGWLSLDKSVFQLVAQTVGASMWREAAPEPEPAQPESPEVPAMARPARGLSPHPPCEVKALCHHIATEAGQLSFNKGDILQVISKVDGDWLQCSLGSEKGLVPIMYVTHPEDEDY; translated from the exons ATGGATAGTCCACCCAAACTGACTGGTGAGACGCTGATTGTCCATCACATTCCCCTGGTGCATTGCCAGGTCCCTGATAGACAGTGCTGCTCCGTAAGCAAAAGGACCAACCCCTTCTGCCAGCCAGAGCTCAGCATTACACGGACCTCTGCCCTTCCAGACAGAGACCTTTCACAGACTGACTCCTTGGTGTACAGCAGCTTTCTCCAGACCTCTGAAACCTCAGCAGAGGCCTCAGACAATAAAGAAGGCAAAGCGAGGGATTTGATTGTCCCTAGTGTCAGCAAGCGACACAACCCTTTCCTGCTGAGTGAGGGTGAAGACGTCAGCATCTTTGGGGATGACTTGGGTCAAAAATCTTTCCACCTTCACAACTCACTTGTGTCTGGCAAGCCTCCCTTTCAGCTGCACGAGCTGGCCTTACCCCCTTTCCACCTCCACGATTCCAACCACATTGTGAAATCCTGGAACATGTCCAGCCGGTCCGGTGTGGTAGACGGGCAAGAGGACAAAATCAGCAGTGACGACATTCAGAAGAGGAATAACGCGAACAGGTGCCACCTGAGCCAGGCCTCAGAACGCATGGAGCTGGATGAATGCAGCTGCCATCgtggcagctcctccagcttctCCTTCGATGGTGGTGACCAGGAGTGGAACCAGAACACGGGTGAATCGCTGAGGAATCAGGATGCCCTGCACAGCCGGACATGCAGCTGTTCCAGCTCAGAGCTCCAGCACTGTCGCTGCTACAGTTCATCAAGTCAGTCTGAAGTGAATGACCAACAGATGGGCTACATCAGTGACTCTTCCTGCAACAGCTCTGATGGGGTGCTGGTGAACTTCAGTGCTCTGTACAACAAAATGAATGGCCATTCTCGATCTAACCTGAATTCAGCCAACCTGTCCTGTGACTCTTCCTTCTGCAGCCACTCAGACACAGGAGCTTTTTACCTGGATTTGCATTCATCACCCACAGAATCCAAGATGTCTTGCGAGTCGCATCACCCAGAGAGTTCAGGGAAGGTGTGTGGGTGTCAACACTCCTCCTCACCTGTCCTTGATGCTAACTGCAACTCCTACCACCTCCACTGTGAGCCTTGCGTTTCAGAGAGCTCAGACCTCACTGCCTGCTTCCAGAGCCAAGCACGGCTCGTTGTGGCTACTCAGAATTATTATAAGTTAGTCACATGTGACTTGTCTTCCCagtcatcccccagcccagcaggaTCTTCCATAACTAGCTGCTCGGAAGACCATACCAAAGgtagcccagcacagcccactgAATACTATCTGTTCAGAAGACCTGACCTGAGAGAAGAAGAAGATAATGTGGAGTGCAGTGAAGAGGAGGCAAAGGGAGAAGCCACCCAGAACATGATTGAGGGTCAGGTCTATGTGAATGCGTCACCACCTAACCTCAACGCAAGCCGGCAGCGCTCCAGGAGCTATGATCAGAACCTGGACAGGAGTCCCAGCAGCAGGTTGGGCTCCTTGGAGCGCATGGTGAGCTGTCCGGTCAAGCTGAGTGAAAGTCCAGCAATACCCATCCAGAGTTCCCCCCCAAAGCGAGTGACATCTTTTGCTGAACTAGCTAAAGGCCGGAAAAAGAATGGCACCTCTCCACCACTCCGGTCCAGTGGTGATTCCTCCTTGGAGTTCTCCCCAATCCCTGAGACACAGCGGGATTGCCCAACCTTCCTTGAAGAAAGAGCTCGCCGCAGCCAGAGTCTTCCACCCATGCCCTTTGTCCATGGCCTGAACCAGAGCTGCGAGGGCTTCTGTTTGAATCATACTTTTGGGGATAGCCAGGCTTTGTGTTCCACCAAAGACTCAGTCTCCAGTGAGAAGGTCCCCAGTGGGCATGGGGCAG GTGGTGGCACAGACAGCAAGCCTGTGGTACGCTACAGCAAGGACCAGCGTCCCACGACTCTGCCCATCCAGCCCTTTGTTTTCCAGCACCACTTCAGCAAGCCAGCCAAGGCCCGTGCCCTGCACAGCCATTTTGCCTCCAGCCTTTCCCAACTCTACAGCTTGTCCAGCAACCGGCCTGCCAGCCAGCAGATCTCCTCCAATTCCCAGTCCTCAGCCTCGGGCACCTCGGCAGAGCAGGTGGCGGTGGCGGGGAGTCAAGCTCACAGCACGCTCCTGACCCAACGCTCAGCGGACGGAGCTGCCTCTCGCAACGATGTCGGCATTAAGAAGCCTGCCCCCGAGACAACCCGGCCATCCCCCCTGGGGAGTTACTCTCCCGTGCGATGCAACGTGCCTTTCTTTCAAAGCGTGGACTCTTCTTCCTCGCCCACCACAGAGAGAGCTGGAGAGAGCCAGCCCCCCAGGAGCAGATCCTGCCCCATCTCCGCCAGCCTGCTTCCCACGAGGTCTTCCCCTGCGGTCAGTGGCGTGCAGCCCTCCCAAACCACCAAAGCCGATGCCCTGAGGCAGAAGGAGAATCCCAAGCCGGTTCCCAAGAAGGAGGCACCGCTGGAAGCAAGCCCACCGCTCTCCGAGTACCGACTCCACAGCGTGTCCCTCCCGCCCCTCTCGGTGGGTGGCATGCCTGTGAGCAGAGTGGGAGGCCACGCAGATCCTCACTGGAGAAGTGGCAGCGAGACCAGCAGCTCTGGTCCACTCAGCAACATGGGAATACGGCCCCTCAATG CGAACCACCTCTCCCCGCAAGCACTGAAGTGGCGGGAGTACAGGCGGAGGAACCCCCTGGGTCTGGACCGTGTTTCAGGGCTGCCCGGCTTAGCAAGCAGCCTAGACAGGAGACAGCAAGAGCCCCGGCTGAACCGGGGGAACCCCATCTTTGAGCTCCCTGGCAGTCTCAACACCAGCCATTTCCACTGCAAGCTGAACG GACAGTCTATGAGGCAACTCCAGCTAACCTACACTGACTTCTTCCCTGACTACTTCTCGCTAGCAGAGAAACCCCCCGCTGAGTTCTGCCTCTCCCCAGATGGCAACACAGAGTCCATCTCCATCGACTTGCTGCAGAAGAAGG GTCTGGTGAAGGCAATCAACACTGCTGTTGACCTGATTGTGGCTCACTTTGGAACCAGCAGGGATCCAGGGGTGAAG GCCAAACTTGGGAACAGCTCTGTGAGTCCCAATGTGGGGCATCTCATCCTGAAATACCTATGCCCTGCTGTCCGGGACATCCTGAGTGACGGGCTTAAGGCTTACGTCCTGGACATGATCATCGGCCAGAGGAGGAACATCCCTTGGAGCGTGGTGGAGGCATCCACTCAGCTAG GCCCCTCTACCAAGTTGCTGCACAGCCTCTATAGCAAGATCAGCCAGTACACGGAGCTCACCAACCACACCATGAGGTTCAACGCGTTCCTCTTTGGCCTCCTCAA TATCCGGTCCTTGGAATTCTGGTTCAACCACCTCTACAACCATGAAG ATATCATCCTGGCACACTACCAGCCGGTGGGCTTCTTGTGCCTGTCTCACAGCGTATGCCAGCCTCTTTTCGaggagctcctgctcctgctccagcctctctccctgctgcccttcAACCTGGACCTCCTTTTCGAGCACCACCTGATGCAGATgggcaaagagcagcagcagcagaaggagctgctgcgtgtcaagcaggacctgctaCTTTCCGCCCACTCCACCCTGCAGCTGATGCGGACACGGGGCAGCAACGACGATCCTGACGGCTGCAGCACTGCCCCCGAAGCAGACAAAGCGGGCACCAGAGATGGTGGCATCTCACCAGGCCACAGCTCCCAGCAAGCGGCGAGCGAGAGGGTGAAGGGGGTGGGGGCCTCCTGCGGAGATGTGGACAGGGAGGAAGAGCGGAGGAAGGTGCGAGAGAGCGcgtgggaagggaagaaggacaAGCAGGCAGGCTGGTGGTACCAGCTCATGCAGAGCTCTCAGATTTACATCGAGGGCTCGTCTGAAGGCTCAAAGTTTATCCGCTATGAGAAGAAGAAGGCTCTGAACACTGTTCCCAGGTCAGCAGAGACCCGCAAGGCACCACCGCCCCGCGAAGGAGTGGTGGAGGGTGCAGAAGCTTGCCCCATTGCTGAGGGCACCTTGGAGGAGAGACCCAAGGCTGTCAGCAAGCCAAGTCCTGAAGCTGTGGAAGAGCCCTTGGAAAAGCCCCAGCAGGTTCTGGTCAGCGAAGAGGTGAAGGAACGGAGTTGGCCCTTCTGGATGGGTAGCCCCCCAGACTCGGTGGTTACAGAGCTGAAGCACAGCAAGGAGAAGGAGACTGGGGCTCCGCAAAGagtaggagcagcagcagcagcagccccgcaAGAGGAGAGCAACGCCAGTGCATCAGAGGGCAGCCAGGCCATCAAGTGGGGGCACTTGTTTGGGTCCAGGAAGGTGCAAAAAGAGCCCAGGCAGCCTAACAG GTTGCCCTCCGGCTGGCTGAGCTTGGACAAGTCTGTGTTCCAGCTGGTGGCCCAGACGGTTGGGGCAAGCATGTGGCGAGAAGCAGCTCCTGAGCCAGAGCCAGCCCAGCCAGAGTCACCTGAAGTGCCCGCCATGGCGCGGCCGGCCCGGGGGCTGTCTCCTCACCCTCCCTG tgAGGTGAAAGCTCTTTGCCATCACATTGCCACCgaggcaggacagctgagctTCAACAAAGGGGATATTCTGCAAGTCATCTCCAAGGTGGATGGTGACTGGCTGCAGTGCAGCCTCGGCTCCGAGAAGGGACTGGTGCCCATCATGTACGTCACCCACCCGGAGGACGAGGACTATTGA